A portion of the Leptospira wolbachii serovar Codice str. CDC genome contains these proteins:
- a CDS encoding LIC11742 family lipoprotein, which produces MKKIFIRTVVLMLAGIVFGNCIYTELRTPGLAANMTQYVMTSEDYQILGPVETQGEFVSWFLVVVTGETGYSELLKQTREKGGDDIINYRFELRQKSILLIVWNRVIWNASAIAIKYKDKIKK; this is translated from the coding sequence ATGAAAAAAATTTTCATTCGAACTGTCGTGTTGATGTTAGCTGGAATCGTTTTCGGTAATTGTATTTATACAGAACTCCGAACTCCAGGACTTGCTGCTAATATGACACAGTATGTGATGACATCTGAGGATTACCAAATCCTTGGACCGGTAGAAACCCAAGGGGAATTTGTATCTTGGTTTTTAGTTGTAGTAACAGGAGAAACAGGTTATAGCGAACTATTAAAACAAACACGAGAAAAAGGGGGAGATGATATTATCAACTACCGTTTTGAATTACGTCAAAAGAGTATCTTACTTATAGTTTGGAATCGAGTGATCTGGAATGCTTCCGCAATTGCTATCAAGTATAAAGATAAAA